Proteins encoded together in one Procambarus clarkii isolate CNS0578487 chromosome 67, FALCON_Pclarkii_2.0, whole genome shotgun sequence window:
- the LOC123767830 gene encoding H/ACA ribonucleoprotein complex subunit 1-like, whose amino-acid sequence MVTKTVIALGLLATFCAVAMAAPEPGGRYGGGGGGYGGGGGYGGGGYGGGGYGGGGGYGGGGRGYGGGGGGYGGGGYGGGGYGGGRGGGHGGGGYGGGGRGGGGYGGYGK is encoded by the exons ATGGTCACCAAGACG gtcatCGCCCTGGGGCTCCTGGCCACCTTCTGTGCTGTAGCCATGGCCGCCCCAGAACCCGGCGgtagatatggtggtggtggtggaggatatggtggtggtggtggatatggCGGTGGTGGATATGGCGGTGGTGgctatggcggtggtggtggatatggaggaggagggcgtgggtatggtggtggcggtggcggatatggTGGCGGCGGATATGGAGGTGGTGGCTATGGAGGTGGCCGTGGCGGCGGACATGGAGGTGGCGGCTATGGTggaggaggccgtggtggaggcggTTACGGAGGATACGGGAAGTAG
- the LOC123767831 gene encoding keratin-associated protein 19-5-like, whose amino-acid sequence MVTKTVIALGLLATFCAVAMAAPEPGGGGHGGGGYGGGGYGGGGYGGGGYGGGGYGGGRGGGYGGGGYGGGGYGGGYGGGGYGGGYGGGGYGGGYGGGGYGGYGK is encoded by the exons ATGGTCACCAAGACG GTCATCGCCCTGGGGCTCCTGGCCACCTTCTGTGCTGTAGCCATGGCCGCCCCTGAACCCGGCGGTGGTGGACATGGCGGTGGaggatatggtggtggtggatatggCGGTGGTGGATATGGCGGTGGTGGATATGGCGGTGGCGGTTATGGAGGTGGCCGCGGGGGTGGATATGGAGGCGGAGGTTATGGTGGTGGCGGTTATGGAGGcggatatggtggtggtggctatggcggcggatatggtggtggtggctatggcGGCGGCTACGGAGGAGGCGGCTATGGTGGTTATGGAAAGTAA